Sequence from the Streptomyces peucetius genome:
GACCGCGGCGGACTTGCCGGTCAAAGGACACGGCGCGGACGGCTTCTCCGGCGTGTTCGGGCCGCTGAAGCCGCCGTCCTTTGCCGGCTGACCGGCGCGCACGCGGCCCGGGTCCCGCACGCGGGCCTCCGAAGCCGGCTCAGCAGCCGCAGTCGTCCGCGTCTACGGGCGCGGTGAGCGGGTCGGCGTCGCGGGTGGTGCGGCCCTGCCAGGTGTCGTACGGGAAGCCCTCCCTGGCCCAGTACTCGAAGCCACCGAGCATCTCCTTGACCTGGAAGCCCAGTTGGGCGAGGGCGAGGGCGGCGCGAGTCGCTCCGTTGCAGCCGGGGCCCCAGCAGTAGGTGACGACCGGTACGGACCTGTCGAGGAGTTCCTCGGCCTGCTCGGGGATCAGAGCGGTCGGCAGGTGCACGGCGCCGGGGATGTGGCCCTGGTCCCAGGACTCGGTGGAGCGGGAGTCGACGACGACGAATCCGGGGTCCCCGCCGGCGGCGAGCGCGGCCCGGACGTCGGAGACGTCTGCGTGGAAGGCCAGGCTCGCGGCGAAGTGGGCGGCCGCGGCGGCCGGTGAGGCGGGTGGAACCCGCAGGACGGGGTTGGCGGTGCGGGCCTCGGTGATGTCGCTCTGCGTCGTGGTCATGTCCAAGAATCTAGGGTCGGCGAACGCCTCCAGGAAGTGGAAATCCTCGGCACACGGGTTGATCGGCCGGGGATTCCCCTGTTGTCTGTCGGGCATGACGGCATATTCACCGGACGCCACCGACTGGCGCATTCTCCAGGTCCTCCAGACCCGCGGCAGGGCGGGCTTCACCGAGCTGGCCAAGGCCGTCTCCATGTCGGCGAGCGCCGTGACGGAGCGCGTGCGGCGGCTGGAGGAGGCCGGCGTCATCAAGGGGTACTCGGCCGTGGTGGACCCGGAGCGGCTCGGGCTGCCGGTCCTCGCGTTCGTGCGGCTGCGCTATCCGAACGGCAACTACAAGCCGTTCCACGATCTGCTGGACGCCACACCGGAGATACTCGAGGCCCACCATGTGACCGGCGACGACTGCTTCGTGCTGAAGGTGGCCGCCCGTTCCATGAGGCACCTCGAAGAGGTGTCGGGAAGGATCGGCGCCCTCGGCTCCGTGACGACGAGCGTCGTGTACTCCTCTCCCCTGCCGCACCGTCCGATCAGTCGCTGAGCGCGGCCCCCGCCCGCAGCCGCACCGCGGAGCCGCCGCGGTCCTTGACGACCTCCAGCTGCGCGGGGATGCGGCGGCGCAGGTCGCCGACGTGGCTGACGATGCCGACGCTGCGGTCGCGTTCGCGCAGCGAGTCGAGGACGTCGAGCACCTCGTCGAGGGTCTGGTCGTCGAGGCTGCCGAAGCCCTCGTCGATGAAGAGGGTGTCGAGGCGTACGCCTCCGGCCTCGTCGGTCACCACGTCGGCGAGGCCGAGCGCGAGGGCCAGCGAGGCGAAGAAGGTCTCGCCGCCCGACAGGGTCGCCGTGTCGCGTTCCCTGCCGGTCCAGGCGTCGACGACATGCAGGCCGAGGCCGGCCCGCTTGCCGCCGGTGCGGGCGTCGGAGTGGACCAGCGTGTACCGGCCGGAGGACATGCGTGCGAGCCGTACGGTGGCGGCTGCCGCGACCTGCTCCAGACGGGCCGCGAGCACGTACGACTCGAGGCGCATCTTGCGTTCGTTGTCGGCGGAGGTGCCGGCGGTGAGGGCGGCGAGGCCGGCGAATCGGTCGTACTCCTCGCGGAGCGGGCCGAGCCGCAGGATCTCCTGTACGGCCTGCCCGGACAGGCGGTCGAGTTCGGCGCACCGGGCTCGTGCCGCGTCGAGCGCGGAGGCGGCGTCACGCAGGGCGCGTTCGGCGGCGTCGTGGGCGGCGCGGGCCGTTTCCGGCGATGCGGGCGGGAGGCCGGCCGCGGCGCGGGTGTCGTCATCGGCGAGCCGGTCGGCGACGGCCGCGGCCTCCGCCTGCCAGGCGTCGACGCGGTGCTGGATGTCGCGCTGCTCGGCGTCGGGGAGCAACGCGGCGGCCGCTTCCGCCGGCGTGCGGAACCCGGCACGGAACGCGGCGTCGGCGAGCCGGTCGTCTGCCTCTTTCAGCCGCAGGGCCGTGCTGTCGACGGCGCGTACGGCGTCCGCCGCGGCCGCCAGCAGGCCGACCTGCCGCTCCAGCAGCGCGGCCCGTTCGGCGACGCTGCGGGCGTCGCCGCGTGCCCTGCTGATCTCGCTTTCAAGGCCGGCGAGTTCCTGGTCGAGCGTCTCGCGCCGGGAGGTGCGCGCGGCGCTGCGCCGCTCGGCCTCCTGCCGGGCCCGGGTCCGCTCCTCGTGCTCGCGCTCGGCGCCGGCGAGGGCCTCCCGCGCGGCGTGGATGCCGGCGGCGAGGGCGCGCGTGCCGGCGTGCTCGCGCTCCAGGTCCTCGACCTCCCTGAGCAGTCCGGCGACGGTGGGGGCCTCTCCGGAGCGCGGACCGGGGACAGCACCGCTCCGCGGTTGCGCGCCGAGGGCGGCGCTCTGCGGCCGGGGGGCAGCCCCGTCGGCGGTGAGGACAGTTGCGGCATCGCCTGCCGCCGCGGAGCTGCGCGTGGTCACGGCAGCCGGGTCCGCTCCGCGGGCCCGCGCGGCGGCCGCCGCGCGGGACTCGTCGAGCACGGCGAGCTCCCGCTCGGTCTGCGCCCTGGACTGCTCGGCGCGGGCGTGTTCCGCGTACGCGGCGTCCTCGGCGGCACGGTCCACGTGACCGGCGCCGGCGCGGGCCGGTGCCGGGTGTTCCTCGGAGCCGCAGACCGCGCAGGCCTGACCGGGGACCAGCGCGGCGGCCAACTCGGCGGCGATGCCCTGCAGTCGGCGCTCCTTCAGGTCGAGCCAGGCCGCCTTCGCCTCGTTGGTCCGCTCGTGCAGGGTGCGCAGCCGCTGCGCCGTCCGGTCGGCGCGGGCCGCCAGTTCGTCGCGTTCGCGGGCCGCGCGCAGCCGTTCCCTGGCCGGTTCGAGCCGGCCCGCGAGGTGTTCCGCCCGGGTCGCCGCGTCCTGGGCGGCCGTGATCCGTTCCTGGTGACCGCGCCGGACGCCGTCCCATTCGGCCAGCCAGCCCGCCGCCTCGGCGAGGGTGTCGTCGTCGGCCTGCGCCTGCCGGTCCAGGTCCGCGAGTTCGCGGGTGATGCCGGCGGCGCGGGCCTCGGCCCGGCGGGCGGCGTCGAGCCCGCCGGACTCCTCGCGCAGCGCCCGTTCCGCAGCGGTGAGCTGGTCGGCTCCGGCGTCGGTGAGCTCCGGGGGGAGCCCGGCACGGGCCCGTTCGCGTTCGCGGGCCGCGTCCTGGTGCTCGCGCTCGGCGGCGTCGCGTACGCGCAGCGCCGGTTCGACGAGTGCGGCCTTGCGGGCCCGTTCCAGCCGGGTCCGCAGGGTGTTCTGTTCGGCCCGCCGGGCTTCGAGGGCCTCCGAGCGGGCCAGTGCGTCCGCGTGACGGCGCTGGAGCCGGTCCCGTTCCTGCTCGGACTCCAGGTCCCGCCGGGCCGTGTCCCGGCGGCTCTCGGCGGCGGCCAGCCCGTGCTCGGCGATGTCCAGCCGCTCGCGGGCGCCGCTGCGGGCGACGGCCGCCCACTGCAGGACGGCCGCGGCGAGCCCGGGGTCGCCGGGCTGCTGTTCGGGGCGCGGCCACTCGGCTGCCGCGGGTCCGGCGGCCTGCTCGATCCGGTGCGCGACGGCGAGCAGCCGCTCGTCCCCGGTCCGCACCTGCTGCTCGGCGGCGCGCCGCAGCTCGGCGAGGCGGTCCTCGACGGCGGCGAACCTGCGGGTGTCGAAGAGCCGTCCGAGGAGCTTGCCGCGGGCCTCCGCGTCGGCCCGCAGGAAACGTGCGAAGTCACCCTGGGGCAGGAGCACGACCTGGCAGAACTGTTCGCGGCTCATGCCGAGGAGCTGGGTGATCTCCTCGCCGATCTCCTGGTGGGACTTGCTGAGCGCCTGCCATTCGCCGGTCGCGGCGTCGTACTCGCGCAGCGTGCTCTGTGCCCGCTCCTTGACGAAACCCTTGCCTCGCTTCTTGGGGCGGGGCTGTTCCGGGCGCCGGCTGACCTCCAGCCGCCGCCCGGCGACGGTCAGTTCGAGGGTGACCTCGGTCGCGGTGCCCGCCGGTGCGTGGTCGCTGCGCAGCGACGCCCCGGAGCTCTGGCGGGCGCCGGGGACCGCCCCGTAGAGCGCGAAGCAGACGGCGTCGAGTACGGACGTCTTGCCCGCGCCGGTCGGCCCGTGCAGCAGGAAGATGCCGGAGCTGGCGAGGGAGTCGAAGTCGACTTCCTGGGTGGTGCCGAAGGGACCGAAGGCGGTCACGGTCAGGGAGTGCAGTCTCACCGGGCCACCTCGCGCACGGCGGCGTCGACGCGTACGTCCTCGAAGGCGCTGCGCAGCACGGCGCGCTCGCGGTCGTCGGGGCCGTTGCCGCCGCGGACGTGGGCGACGAAGTCCTCCGCGATCTGCTGGTCGCTGCGCCCGCGCAGCCGCTGCGCGTAGGAGTCGGTGGTGTCCTGCGCCGCCCGTTCGGGTTCGAAGACGAGGTGCAGGGTGTGCGGGAAGCGTGCGGTCAGCCGGGCCATCGGGTCGGCCGGTCGCACGGCGTCGGTGAGGGTCGCCTCCACGAACGACTCCTCGTGGCGCTCGAGTGCCGGGTCCTCGAGCAGGTCCTCCAGTGTGCCGCGCAGCCGGGACAGTGGGCGCGGCACCGGGCAGTCGACGCGCTCCGCGGTGACGGCTCCGGTCGCGTCGAGGTCGACGATCCACAACGTCTTGCGGTGGTCGGCCTCGGAGAACGAGTAGGCGAGCGGCGATCCCGAGTATCTGACGCGCTCGGTGATGGTCTGGCAGCCGTGCAGGTGCCCGAGGGCCGCGTAGTCCACGCCGTGGAAGACCCCCGAGGGCACGGCGGCGACACCGCCGACGGTGATGTCCCGCTCGCTGTCGCTGGCCTGGCCGCCGACGACGAACGCGTGGGCGAGCACGACGGACCGGGTGCCCGGTTCCCGTGTCGCGAGGTCGGCCCGTACCCGCTCCATGGCCGCGGCGAGGACCGTCTCGTGGGCCGTCCGCTCTGCCTGGAACTCGTTCCTGACGAGGGCCGGTTCGAGGTAGGGCAGGCCGTAGCACGCGACGGGGCCGTGTTCGTCGGCGAGCAGCACGGGGGTGCCGCAGCCGGCGGGGTCGGTGCGCAGATGGATACCGGCCCGGTCGATGAGTCCCGCGCCGACGCCGAGACGGCGCGCCGAGTCGTGGTTGCCGGAGATCATGACCGTCGGCACGCCGGCGTCGGCCAGCCGGTGCAGGGCCTCGTCGAACAGCGCCACGGCGGCGAGCGGCGGCACGGCCCGGTCGTACACGTCTCCCGCGACGAGCACCGCGTCCACGTCCCGGTCGCGGACCGTCGCCACGAGGTGGTCGAGGAACGCCGCTTGGGCGTCGAGCATGCTCACCCGGTGGAACGACCGTCCCAGGTGCCAGTCCGACGTGTGCAGGAGTCTCATGATCGGTGAGCGTATCGGTGGGGTCGGACAATGCGGGCGGCTTCACGCATCTCCGTAGGCCTCGCCCCCGAGTTCCAGCTCCGCCGTGCCGGCAGTGACGTCGGCCAGCCATGCCCGGAAGGCGTCGACATCGGAGTCCGGCAGGCCTATCTCGATCCTGACGGTGTCCGTGTACCCGACCTCGCGGACCTGACGGCCCGTCGCCCGCAGGTCGTTCTCCAGCTTCCCGGCGCGCTGGTGGTCGACGGTGACGGTGGCGAGCCGGAACCGTCTGCGGGTGATGGTGCCGACCGCGTCCAGGGCCTCGCCGACGGCTCCCCCGTACGCCCTGATCAGCCCGCCGGCGCCGAGCTTGACGCCGCCGTAGTACCGGGTGACGACGGCGACGGTGTACCGGATCTCTCGGCGCATCAGCATCTGCAGCATGGGGACCCCGGCGGTGCCGCCGGGTTCCCCGTCGTCGCTCGCCTTCTGCACGGCGGCGTCGGCGCCGACGACGTACGCGAAGCAGTTGTGGGTGGCGGTCGGGTGCTCCCTGCGGATGCGGGCGACGAAGGCCTGCGCCTCCTCCTCGGTGGCGGCGGGGGCGAGCGCGCAGATGAAGCGCGATCGGCTGATCTCGGTCTCGTGGACGCCCTCGCCGGCGACCGTCCGGTACTGCTCCTGCATCCCGCCACCCTATGCGCCGCCCGGAGCCGGATACTCCACCGGGGAATCCCACGGGTCCCCGGCCCGTTCTCCTGGCATGTACGCAGACGAAGAAACGATCCGCAGGATTTTGACGGCCACGGGTGACACCTGGGCGGTGGTGGGCCTGTCCCACAACGAGGCGCGGGCGGCGTACGGCGTCGCCGACGTGCTCCAGCGCTACGGCAAGCGCATCGTGCCGGTGCATCCGAAGGCCGAGACGGTCCACGGCGAGCAGGGGTACGCGAGCCTCGCCGACATCCCCTTCGAGGTCGACGTCGTGGACGTCTTCGTGAACTCGGGACTGGCCGGCCAGGTGGCCGACGAGGCGGTCGCCGTCGGCGCGAAGGCGGTGTGGTTCCAGCTCGGTGTGATCGACGAGGCGGCGTACGAGCGCACCCGTGCGGCCGGTCTGGACATGGTCATGAACCGGTGCCCGGCGATCGAGATCCCGCGTCTGGGCTGAGACCAGGTCACCGGGAAGCGGCCCCGGAGGGCCTCCGGCAGCCCGGACGGCCCTCGCGACCCCGGGACGGCCCCGCGGGCACTCGGACCGCCTCGGACGGCCTCGGACCGCCTCAGACGCCGAGGCCCTCGACGACCACCGCGCCGGGCAGGGCGGCGAACGCCTTGCCCGGCATGATCAGCTTGCCGCGCCTGCGACCGCTGCCCACGAGGACCCATTCGGTGTCGACGACGGCCGGGTCGACCAGCACCGGCCAGTCGGCAGGCAGGCCGACGGGCGTGATGCCTCCGTACTCCATGCCGCTCTCACCGGTCGCGGTGTCCATCGACGCGAACGACGCCTTTCGCGCGCCCAGTTGCCTGCGCACGGCACCGTTGACGTCGACGCGGGTGTGGGACAGGACGAGGCATGCGGCGAGCGTGGTCCCGCCACCGCGCTTGCCTGCCACGATGACGCAGTTCGCCGACTGCTCGAGCAGTTCGCGGCCGTGGTGCTCGACGAAGACGGCGGTGTCGGCGATCTCCGGGTCCGTGTCGACGTAGAGGAGCTGGTCGGCGGGGACGTCGCCGTGCCAGGCGCGCACGGCGGCCGCGACGGGCGGGGCGAGGAGGTCCAGGCAGTCGGGTGCGGGGGTGGCATCGTCGAAGTTCCCGATGGGTGCACGCATGTGCCGCACGCTAACACCGTTGCGCACGGCGGCGGTCGTGCGTCTCAGCGGACGGGCGGGACGGAGACCGCCATCATCGCTTCGACGGTCTCCTCGCCGTCGTTGCGGTAGGCGTGCGCGACGTTCGCCTCGAAGGTGGCGGAGGTGCCGGCCGGTACGGGGTGGGCCTTCCCGTCGACGACCAGGGTCAGTTCTCCGGCGGTGACGTGCAGCAGTTCCGTGGTGCCGTCCGGGTGGGGGTCGGAGGCGCTCTCCTCGCCGGGCATCAGCCGCCACGACCACAGCTCCAGCGGACCGCCGCGTTCGTTGCCGACGAGGAGGGTGGTGGAACTGCCGCCCGGGGTGGACCACATGCGGACGGCCTGCTCCGGGGGGACGAGCCGGACCTGCGGGCCCTGCTCGTAGTCGAGGAGCGTCGTGATGCTCACGCCGAGGGCGTCCGCGAGCTTCACCGTGGTGCCCACGCTGGGGTTGGTGCGTGCCTGCTCGATCTGGATGATCATGCCGCGACTGACCCCGGAGCGGGCGGCGAGGGCGTCAAGGGTGAATCCTCGTTCGCCGCGCCAGCGCTTGAGGTTCCGGGCGAGCGACCGGGTGAGCTGGTCGAGGTCCGACACATTCCGTCCAGGATTCCGGCGCCGTCCAATATTCTGGATGACGCAGTCAAATAAATCGCACTATCGTGTGGTGCACCGCATCGTTCACCACACTGTACTGCGAGGCTCCGCATGACCGCACTCTTCGCCCTGGCCACCAGCCTGCTCTGGGGCCTGGC
This genomic interval carries:
- a CDS encoding rhodanese-like domain-containing protein; translation: MTTTQSDITEARTANPVLRVPPASPAAAAAHFAASLAFHADVSDVRAALAAGGDPGFVVVDSRSTESWDQGHIPGAVHLPTALIPEQAEELLDRSVPVVTYCWGPGCNGATRAALALAQLGFQVKEMLGGFEYWAREGFPYDTWQGRTTRDADPLTAPVDADDCGC
- a CDS encoding Lrp/AsnC family transcriptional regulator; amino-acid sequence: MTAYSPDATDWRILQVLQTRGRAGFTELAKAVSMSASAVTERVRRLEEAGVIKGYSAVVDPERLGLPVLAFVRLRYPNGNYKPFHDLLDATPEILEAHHVTGDDCFVLKVAARSMRHLEEVSGRIGALGSVTTSVVYSSPLPHRPISR
- a CDS encoding AAA family ATPase, coding for MRLHSLTVTAFGPFGTTQEVDFDSLASSGIFLLHGPTGAGKTSVLDAVCFALYGAVPGARQSSGASLRSDHAPAGTATEVTLELTVAGRRLEVSRRPEQPRPKKRGKGFVKERAQSTLREYDAATGEWQALSKSHQEIGEEITQLLGMSREQFCQVVLLPQGDFARFLRADAEARGKLLGRLFDTRRFAAVEDRLAELRRAAEQQVRTGDERLLAVAHRIEQAAGPAAAEWPRPEQQPGDPGLAAAVLQWAAVARSGARERLDIAEHGLAAAESRRDTARRDLESEQERDRLQRRHADALARSEALEARRAEQNTLRTRLERARKAALVEPALRVRDAAEREHQDAARERERARAGLPPELTDAGADQLTAAERALREESGGLDAARRAEARAAGITRELADLDRQAQADDDTLAEAAGWLAEWDGVRRGHQERITAAQDAATRAEHLAGRLEPARERLRAARERDELAARADRTAQRLRTLHERTNEAKAAWLDLKERRLQGIAAELAAALVPGQACAVCGSEEHPAPARAGAGHVDRAAEDAAYAEHARAEQSRAQTERELAVLDESRAAAAARARGADPAAVTTRSSAAAGDAATVLTADGAAPRPQSAALGAQPRSGAVPGPRSGEAPTVAGLLREVEDLEREHAGTRALAAGIHAAREALAGAEREHEERTRARQEAERRSAARTSRRETLDQELAGLESEISRARGDARSVAERAALLERQVGLLAAAADAVRAVDSTALRLKEADDRLADAAFRAGFRTPAEAAAALLPDAEQRDIQHRVDAWQAEAAAVADRLADDDTRAAAGLPPASPETARAAHDAAERALRDAASALDAARARCAELDRLSGQAVQEILRLGPLREEYDRFAGLAALTAGTSADNERKMRLESYVLAARLEQVAAAATVRLARMSSGRYTLVHSDARTGGKRAGLGLHVVDAWTGRERDTATLSGGETFFASLALALGLADVVTDEAGGVRLDTLFIDEGFGSLDDQTLDEVLDVLDSLRERDRSVGIVSHVGDLRRRIPAQLEVVKDRGGSAVRLRAGAALSD
- a CDS encoding exonuclease SbcCD subunit D; the encoded protein is MRLLHTSDWHLGRSFHRVSMLDAQAAFLDHLVATVRDRDVDAVLVAGDVYDRAVPPLAAVALFDEALHRLADAGVPTVMISGNHDSARRLGVGAGLIDRAGIHLRTDPAGCGTPVLLADEHGPVACYGLPYLEPALVRNEFQAERTAHETVLAAAMERVRADLATREPGTRSVVLAHAFVVGGQASDSERDITVGGVAAVPSGVFHGVDYAALGHLHGCQTITERVRYSGSPLAYSFSEADHRKTLWIVDLDATGAVTAERVDCPVPRPLSRLRGTLEDLLEDPALERHEESFVEATLTDAVRPADPMARLTARFPHTLHLVFEPERAAQDTTDSYAQRLRGRSDQQIAEDFVAHVRGGNGPDDRERAVLRSAFEDVRVDAAVREVAR
- a CDS encoding YigZ family protein; this encodes MQEQYRTVAGEGVHETEISRSRFICALAPAATEEEAQAFVARIRREHPTATHNCFAYVVGADAAVQKASDDGEPGGTAGVPMLQMLMRREIRYTVAVVTRYYGGVKLGAGGLIRAYGGAVGEALDAVGTITRRRFRLATVTVDHQRAGKLENDLRATGRQVREVGYTDTVRIEIGLPDSDVDAFRAWLADVTAGTAELELGGEAYGDA
- a CDS encoding CoA-binding protein is translated as MYADEETIRRILTATGDTWAVVGLSHNEARAAYGVADVLQRYGKRIVPVHPKAETVHGEQGYASLADIPFEVDVVDVFVNSGLAGQVADEAVAVGAKAVWFQLGVIDEAAYERTRAAGLDMVMNRCPAIEIPRLG
- a CDS encoding YbaK/EbsC family protein, with amino-acid sequence MRAPIGNFDDATPAPDCLDLLAPPVAAAVRAWHGDVPADQLLYVDTDPEIADTAVFVEHHGRELLEQSANCVIVAGKRGGGTTLAACLVLSHTRVDVNGAVRRQLGARKASFASMDTATGESGMEYGGITPVGLPADWPVLVDPAVVDTEWVLVGSGRRRGKLIMPGKAFAALPGAVVVEGLGV
- a CDS encoding helix-turn-helix domain-containing protein; its protein translation is MSDLDQLTRSLARNLKRWRGERGFTLDALAARSGVSRGMIIQIEQARTNPSVGTTVKLADALGVSITTLLDYEQGPQVRLVPPEQAVRMWSTPGGSSTTLLVGNERGGPLELWSWRLMPGEESASDPHPDGTTELLHVTAGELTLVVDGKAHPVPAGTSATFEANVAHAYRNDGEETVEAMMAVSVPPVR